Proteins encoded in a region of the Bradyrhizobium sp. CB3481 genome:
- the aat gene encoding leucyl/phenylalanyl-tRNA--protein transferase: MTSRESAASEITPEVLLRAYACGIFPMAESAGDPTLFWVEPEMRGVIPLDGFRIASRLARTVRSDAFSVSVDTAFKAVIAGCAAPQPGRDDTWINKRIRDLYLGLHELGHCHSVEVWQDGDLVGGLYGVSLGRAFFGESMFHRARDASKVALVHLVARLIAGGFELLDTQYVTEHLRSFGAVEIPRRRYRALLDNAITGEPAEFMRLVSSISGAEALAIIAQRG, translated from the coding sequence ATGACCTCACGCGAGTCCGCTGCTTCCGAAATCACCCCCGAAGTGCTGCTGCGGGCCTATGCCTGCGGCATCTTCCCGATGGCCGAGAGCGCCGGCGATCCGACGCTGTTCTGGGTCGAGCCGGAAATGCGCGGCGTGATTCCGCTCGACGGTTTCCGCATCGCCTCGCGCCTCGCCCGCACCGTGCGTTCGGACGCCTTCAGCGTTAGCGTCGATACCGCCTTCAAGGCCGTCATCGCCGGCTGCGCGGCGCCGCAGCCCGGCCGCGACGACACCTGGATCAACAAGCGTATCCGCGATCTCTATCTCGGGCTGCACGAGCTCGGGCATTGCCACAGCGTCGAGGTCTGGCAGGACGGCGACCTCGTCGGCGGCCTCTATGGCGTCAGCCTGGGCCGGGCGTTCTTCGGCGAGAGCATGTTTCATCGCGCCCGCGATGCCTCGAAAGTGGCGCTGGTGCATCTGGTAGCGCGGCTGATCGCCGGCGGCTTCGAACTGCTCGACACGCAGTATGTCACCGAACACTTGCGCAGCTTCGGCGCCGTCGAAATTCCGCGCCGCCGCTATCGCGCTCTGCTCGATAACGCGATCACCGGCGAGCCCGCGGAGTTCATGCGGCTGGTGTCCAGCATCAGCGGCGCGGAGGCGCTTGCGATTATCGCGCAGCGGGGCTGA
- a CDS encoding DUF2155 domain-containing protein encodes MLRTIALTGLAALIAATTASLAPPAQAQIGNIFSDPPLRPPGAIPRGNQQQQQQFPDDDEEVPELPRGRLLPTPNRPPPGQGAPPPGSFQSQPLPPPPGTSQGTQPGVAVQPPQPGGPGVANAPPGRQPQQPPAKGVPSSPATLQPGDEVVSEPPATKITNKKASFSGLDKITGRIINFDEDIGETVQFGALRVKTSACYTRPSTEAANTDAFVEVDEITLQGEVKRIFSGWMFAASPGLHGVEHPVYDIWLTDCKGPDQTIVSAQPDPPKPAAPPTGAKRPPPPPKQAAPRPPGPMPQPQFQQQPQQAPPPPPPQQRPGGLFGGLFGN; translated from the coding sequence ATGCTTCGAACCATTGCCCTGACCGGTCTTGCGGCCCTGATCGCCGCCACCACGGCCTCGCTTGCGCCGCCCGCGCAGGCGCAGATCGGCAATATCTTTTCCGATCCGCCGCTGCGGCCGCCGGGCGCGATTCCCCGTGGCAATCAGCAGCAACAACAACAATTCCCTGACGACGACGAGGAAGTGCCGGAACTGCCGCGCGGCCGCCTGTTGCCGACCCCGAACCGGCCACCGCCGGGGCAGGGCGCGCCGCCGCCGGGCAGCTTCCAGTCGCAGCCGCTGCCGCCGCCGCCCGGCACGTCCCAGGGCACGCAGCCCGGCGTTGCCGTTCAGCCGCCGCAGCCCGGTGGTCCGGGCGTCGCCAATGCGCCTCCCGGACGCCAGCCGCAGCAGCCCCCAGCTAAGGGCGTGCCAAGTTCGCCGGCGACGTTACAGCCGGGCGACGAGGTCGTCTCCGAGCCGCCGGCCACCAAGATCACGAACAAGAAGGCGAGCTTCTCCGGGCTCGACAAGATCACCGGCCGCATCATCAATTTCGACGAGGACATCGGCGAGACCGTGCAGTTCGGTGCGCTGCGCGTGAAGACCAGCGCCTGCTACACCCGGCCCTCGACGGAAGCTGCCAACACCGACGCCTTTGTCGAGGTCGACGAGATCACGCTGCAGGGCGAGGTGAAGCGGATCTTCTCGGGCTGGATGTTCGCCGCCAGCCCCGGCCTGCACGGCGTCGAGCATCCGGTCTATGATATCTGGCTGACCGACTGCAAAGGGCCTGACCAGACCATCGTCAGTGCGCAGCCTGATCCGCCGAAGCCTGCCGCGCCGCCCACGGGCGCCAAGCGCCCGCCGCCACCGCCGAAGCAGGCCGCGCCGCGTCCGCCCGGACCGATGCCGCAGCCGCAATTCCAGCAGCAACCGCAGCAGGCGCCACCGCCGCCTCCGCCGCAGCAGCGGCCGGGTGGGCTGTTCGGCGGATTGTTCGGGAATTAG
- a CDS encoding adenylate/guanylate cyclase domain-containing protein, producing MAEPTEVQRRLVAVFAADVEGYSRLMGSDEVGTLQLLTERRATLDKAIADRRGRIANTAGDSVLAEFGSVVDAVQCAVEAQDALAEANASLQSDKRINFRIGIHVGDVMVRAGDLFGDGVNIAARLQTLAEPGGVCVSGTAYEQVRKVLPITFSDLGTQQVKNIEEPLRAYAVSKPADAMAALQAAAEAPKPIPLPDKPSIAVLPFQNMSGDAEQEYFADGMVEDIITALSRFKWLFVIARNSSFTYKGQSVDIKRVGRELGVRYVLEGSVRKANGRVRITAQLIDAETRAHIWADRYDRAVDDIFALQDEITLSTVAAIEPSVRQAEIERAKRKRPENLHAYDLVLRATPLVDTGMPDGASQAVPLLQRALLLEPNYALAHGQTAFCNEILYLRAGRREENRTAAIRHAHTAVALGPDDAPALVYAAIAIGLVEHNRTLAQETFEAALAISPSAAWAYSWGALILGWGGEAERAIDWGERGIRLSPFDPWITAALHGICMGHFLRARYEDAAVAAQRAIRSKPGFSVSHMFLAAALAKLGRMEDAKVAADRVMQLQPNFSSTGQCSAIGCVPVLARPLIEAMRASGLPE from the coding sequence TTGGCAGAACCGACCGAAGTCCAACGCCGGCTGGTAGCAGTCTTCGCGGCCGACGTTGAGGGCTATAGCCGACTTATGGGATCTGACGAGGTCGGTACGCTGCAGCTCCTGACCGAGCGCCGGGCCACGCTCGACAAGGCGATAGCTGACCGGCGGGGTCGTATAGCTAACACCGCGGGCGACAGCGTCCTTGCGGAGTTCGGTAGCGTTGTGGACGCTGTACAGTGCGCGGTCGAGGCGCAGGACGCTCTGGCCGAAGCGAACGCCAGCTTGCAATCGGACAAGCGCATCAATTTCCGTATCGGTATCCACGTGGGTGACGTGATGGTTCGTGCGGGCGATCTGTTCGGCGACGGCGTGAACATCGCAGCGCGGTTGCAGACGCTGGCGGAGCCGGGTGGGGTTTGCGTCTCCGGAACGGCGTATGAGCAGGTGCGGAAAGTTCTGCCGATTACGTTTAGCGATTTGGGGACGCAGCAGGTCAAGAACATCGAAGAGCCCTTGCGGGCCTACGCGGTCTCCAAGCCCGCCGACGCCATGGCGGCACTGCAAGCTGCCGCGGAAGCGCCGAAGCCGATTCCACTCCCCGACAAGCCCTCTATTGCCGTCTTGCCGTTCCAGAACATGAGCGGCGATGCCGAGCAGGAGTATTTCGCTGACGGAATGGTCGAGGACATCATCACTGCACTGTCCCGTTTCAAATGGCTGTTCGTGATCGCTCGCAATTCGAGCTTTACCTATAAGGGGCAGTCGGTCGACATCAAGCGAGTTGGGCGAGAACTAGGTGTTCGTTACGTATTAGAAGGCAGCGTGCGAAAGGCAAACGGTCGAGTACGGATTACAGCGCAGCTCATTGACGCGGAGACAAGGGCCCATATTTGGGCGGATCGTTACGACCGCGCCGTCGATGACATCTTTGCATTGCAGGATGAGATAACCTTGAGCACCGTCGCCGCAATCGAGCCCAGCGTGCGTCAAGCTGAAATTGAACGGGCCAAGCGTAAACGACCTGAAAATCTCCACGCGTACGACCTTGTTCTACGTGCGACACCGCTAGTTGACACTGGAATGCCGGACGGCGCGTCGCAAGCCGTACCACTCCTGCAGCGCGCACTTTTGCTTGAGCCGAACTATGCGCTTGCGCACGGCCAAACCGCGTTTTGCAATGAGATACTGTATCTCCGGGCGGGGAGGCGTGAAGAGAATCGCACAGCTGCGATACGGCACGCGCATACTGCGGTGGCGCTTGGCCCCGACGATGCTCCGGCACTTGTTTATGCCGCTATCGCGATAGGTCTTGTCGAACATAACCGTACTTTGGCTCAGGAGACGTTCGAGGCCGCTCTTGCAATCTCCCCATCGGCAGCGTGGGCATATTCTTGGGGCGCCCTGATTTTGGGCTGGGGCGGGGAAGCCGAGCGTGCAATCGACTGGGGCGAGCGGGGCATCCGCCTTAGCCCGTTCGATCCGTGGATTACCGCGGCGCTGCATGGCATTTGCATGGGTCACTTTCTTCGAGCGCGCTATGAAGATGCCGCGGTGGCGGCGCAACGGGCCATTCGTAGCAAACCAGGTTTCAGTGTCTCCCACATGTTCCTTGCAGCGGCGCTTGCTAAACTCGGTCGAATGGAAGATGCGAAAGTGGCTGCCGATCGCGTAATGCAACTTCAACCCAACTTCAGCAGCACCGGTCAGTGCTCCGCCATAGGTTGCGTCCCGGTGCTCGCTCGGCCTCTTATCGAAGCAATGCGGGCCTCAGGTCTTCCCGAATGA
- a CDS encoding SDR family oxidoreductase, with protein MPDRIRLDGRVAVVTGAAGVIGTATIRLLAERGARIVAVDRREEDLRAAISGLPASAEALAITADVTQEGDVAEYVRATVDRFGTIDAFYNNAGIEGDIKPIPQYSLESFRRVLDVNVVGVFLGMKHVMPVMLKQNKGSIINTASIAGLIGSPMIAVYSASKHAVIGLTKSAAWECTGTGVRVNCVCPGLIDSRMLSTILQGRSPGNEPPPTEKIVDRIPARRLGQASEVASIVAFLASDEASYVSGSAYTVDGGRTAA; from the coding sequence ATGCCCGATCGAATTCGCCTCGATGGCCGGGTTGCCGTCGTGACCGGCGCAGCCGGCGTCATCGGAACCGCGACCATTCGCCTGCTCGCCGAACGTGGCGCGCGGATTGTCGCAGTCGACCGCCGGGAAGAGGACCTCCGGGCCGCCATCAGCGGCCTGCCCGCCTCCGCCGAAGCGCTCGCGATCACGGCCGACGTCACACAAGAAGGGGACGTCGCGGAATATGTCCGCGCCACCGTCGACAGGTTCGGCACGATCGACGCGTTCTACAACAACGCCGGCATCGAGGGCGATATCAAGCCGATCCCGCAATATTCGCTGGAGAGCTTTCGCCGCGTGCTCGACGTCAACGTGGTCGGCGTCTTCCTCGGCATGAAGCACGTGATGCCGGTGATGCTGAAGCAAAACAAGGGCAGCATCATCAATACCGCCTCGATCGCCGGCCTGATCGGATCACCGATGATCGCCGTCTACAGCGCCAGCAAGCACGCCGTGATCGGCCTGACCAAGAGCGCCGCCTGGGAATGCACCGGCACCGGTGTGCGGGTGAACTGCGTCTGCCCCGGCCTGATCGACAGCCGGATGCTGAGCACGATTTTGCAGGGCCGTAGTCCCGGCAATGAGCCGCCGCCGACTGAAAAGATCGTCGACCGGATTCCGGCGCGACGGCTCGGACAGGCGTCCGAAGTCGCCTCCATCGTGGCGTTCCTCGCCTCGGATGAAGCAAGCTACGTCTCCGGCTCCGCCTACACCGTCGACGGCGGCCGGACCGCGGCGTAG
- a CDS encoding alpha/beta hydrolase, producing the protein MPVTLDPDAAAVYKAFQEAGRPAYETLTAPEAREYYRAARVVMNPDPPALESNKPIDIPAPHGALPARIYTPKALRKNNGLAPCLVFFHGGGWVIGDLDTHEVVCQKLAHEGEIIVISVDYRLAPEHKFPAAADDAITATRWVAANAKQLGIDAGHLLVGGDSAGGNLAAVVALAGRDGDGPDLAGQVLIYPATDFAMKHPSHSEPETSILLTHSVIKWFCNHYLNSAADIDHWKASPARAKSVAGLPPAYVLTAGADPLRDEGAEYAARLKEAGVPVTYRHFPGQFHGFFTMGKLLNQANVALSEIAAWLKALK; encoded by the coding sequence ATGCCCGTCACACTCGATCCCGATGCCGCCGCCGTCTACAAGGCTTTCCAGGAAGCAGGTCGTCCCGCCTATGAGACGCTGACCGCACCGGAAGCGCGCGAGTACTATCGGGCCGCCCGTGTCGTGATGAACCCCGATCCCCCCGCGCTCGAATCGAACAAGCCGATCGATATCCCCGCGCCGCATGGCGCCCTTCCTGCGCGCATCTACACGCCGAAGGCGCTGCGCAAGAATAACGGCCTTGCGCCGTGCCTCGTCTTCTTTCATGGCGGCGGCTGGGTGATCGGCGACCTCGATACCCATGAAGTCGTTTGCCAGAAGCTGGCTCATGAAGGCGAGATAATCGTCATCTCGGTCGACTACCGCCTGGCGCCCGAGCACAAATTCCCTGCCGCCGCCGACGACGCCATCACCGCGACCAGATGGGTTGCCGCCAATGCAAAACAGCTCGGCATCGACGCCGGACATCTGCTGGTCGGCGGCGACAGCGCCGGCGGCAATCTCGCCGCCGTGGTGGCGCTGGCCGGGCGCGACGGCGACGGACCTGATCTCGCCGGCCAGGTCTTGATCTATCCCGCCACCGACTTTGCGATGAAGCATCCGTCGCACAGCGAGCCGGAGACCAGCATCCTGCTGACGCACTCCGTAATCAAATGGTTCTGCAACCACTATCTGAACAGCGCCGCCGACATCGATCACTGGAAGGCCTCGCCGGCCCGCGCAAAATCAGTCGCAGGGTTGCCGCCCGCCTATGTATTGACCGCGGGCGCCGATCCCCTGCGCGACGAAGGCGCCGAATATGCCGCACGGCTGAAGGAAGCCGGCGTCCCCGTGACCTACCGGCACTTCCCCGGCCAGTTCCACGGCTTCTTCACCATGGGCAAGCTTTTGAACCAGGCCAACGTTGCCCTGAGTGAAATCGCTGCTTGGCTCAAAGCGCTGAAATGA